One Olsenella sp. oral taxon 807 DNA segment encodes these proteins:
- the tsaD gene encoding tRNA (adenosine(37)-N6)-threonylcarbamoyltransferase complex transferase subunit TsaD codes for MLACAVARVTSASAQDNTATTAIDVLATGDHLCCRRANVELTATALETLAKARIAMADVDQVLVGRGPGSFTGVRIGIATAKGLACGLATTLLGASTLDAVAWTAWQAGQRGRLAVVGDAMRKEVYPGVYLLDERGAHRTFEVECVRTVNAAIDELKARSDAEQLVLSGDGLKKYRTAFEGAGLTRMLDESLWHPTGEGLIRASQAPDFRPALGDGDPALVLPVYTRLSDAEEGERARLGLKASPSVRVTGVDEALAGRHLQLRPMLPADLDAVVALDAATYEGSAHTPWTRTMFASELTQPQRSWWVAHDQGRVIGFAGGRLAGADFEVLDVVVSADHRRRHVASRLVARIAYDGQAFGASTISLEVDEHNAAGQALYGSLGFVKVGERPGYFGPDAKGKSHTALILQAKLPLQADAKLMAQLPEPSASIRPWPIVPAPRNAASRQKIEAAGDLVLAIESSCDETAMAVIDSRGTICANVVATSVDFHARFGGVVPEIASRKHVEAIVGVFEEVMAQAGRHFGCDTLAASDLSCVGVTAGPGLVGALVVGIAFAKGLCAATGLPFTAVNHLEGHLLANLFETPDLRPPFVASLVSGGNTMLVHVRAWGDYQILGATIDDAVGEAFDKVAKALGLGYPGGPVISRLAARGNRKAIHFPRAMMHSNDYRFSLSGLKTAVITYIEGEGRAGRAINLPDLAASFEAAVIDVQVAKAVAAVEETGVSDFCIGGGVAANPELRAEYKREFGRRGVRVTVPPMVVCGDNAAMMALAALRNWRAGVLFSLTQDAEPNAKLGCWSSSELPVIGPGWPEKPS; via the coding sequence ATGTTGGCCTGCGCCGTCGCCCGTGTTACCTCAGCCAGTGCGCAAGACAACACTGCGACTACAGCCATAGACGTCCTGGCCACAGGCGATCACCTCTGCTGTCGCCGGGCTAACGTTGAGCTGACGGCGACCGCGCTGGAGACGCTCGCGAAAGCAAGGATTGCGATGGCGGATGTCGACCAGGTGCTGGTGGGTCGCGGGCCGGGGTCCTTCACGGGCGTGCGCATAGGTATCGCGACGGCAAAGGGCCTTGCGTGCGGGCTCGCCACGACGCTTCTTGGGGCGTCGACTCTCGACGCCGTCGCTTGGACCGCCTGGCAGGCAGGGCAGCGTGGCAGGCTTGCCGTAGTGGGAGATGCGATGCGCAAAGAGGTCTATCCAGGCGTCTACCTGCTGGACGAGAGGGGCGCCCATAGGACCTTCGAGGTCGAGTGCGTGCGTACGGTGAACGCCGCGATAGACGAGCTCAAGGCTCGCTCGGACGCGGAGCAGCTTGTCCTCTCGGGAGACGGCCTCAAGAAATACCGCACTGCGTTTGAGGGAGCGGGCCTCACGCGAATGCTGGACGAGAGCCTCTGGCATCCCACGGGAGAGGGGCTGATACGTGCGTCCCAAGCGCCCGACTTCAGGCCCGCCCTCGGCGACGGGGACCCTGCGCTCGTGCTACCTGTGTACACACGCCTCTCGGATGCGGAGGAGGGCGAGCGGGCTCGCCTCGGACTCAAGGCGAGCCCGTCTGTCAGGGTCACGGGCGTGGACGAGGCGCTTGCTGGTCGCCATCTGCAGCTGCGTCCCATGTTGCCCGCAGACCTCGACGCTGTTGTCGCCCTCGATGCCGCAACATACGAGGGAAGTGCCCACACCCCCTGGACCCGTACGATGTTTGCTTCCGAACTCACCCAGCCGCAGCGCAGCTGGTGGGTGGCGCACGACCAGGGAAGGGTCATCGGCTTCGCAGGTGGCCGGCTCGCGGGGGCGGACTTCGAGGTTCTGGATGTCGTCGTCTCCGCCGATCATCGGCGTCGGCACGTTGCGTCTCGTCTCGTCGCTCGCATCGCCTACGATGGCCAGGCCTTTGGTGCCTCCACCATCTCGCTTGAGGTCGACGAGCATAACGCCGCAGGTCAGGCCCTATACGGCTCACTCGGTTTTGTCAAGGTGGGAGAAAGGCCCGGTTACTTTGGCCCAGATGCCAAAGGCAAGTCCCACACCGCGCTCATCCTGCAGGCAAAGCTGCCACTTCAGGCTGACGCTAAACTCATGGCGCAGCTGCCCGAGCCCTCAGCCTCGATTCGCCCATGGCCTATAGTGCCGGCCCCTCGTAACGCCGCCTCGCGGCAGAAGATCGAGGCTGCCGGTGACCTGGTGCTCGCCATAGAGTCATCCTGCGACGAGACCGCGATGGCCGTCATCGACTCGCGGGGCACCATCTGTGCGAACGTAGTCGCTACCTCGGTCGACTTCCATGCGCGCTTTGGTGGCGTCGTACCCGAGATTGCGTCCCGCAAGCACGTCGAGGCCATCGTCGGCGTCTTCGAGGAGGTTATGGCCCAGGCAGGACGACATTTTGGCTGCGACACGCTGGCGGCCTCTGACCTCTCGTGTGTGGGCGTCACCGCAGGTCCGGGTCTCGTTGGTGCGCTCGTCGTGGGCATCGCCTTTGCCAAGGGGCTCTGTGCGGCCACAGGTTTGCCGTTTACAGCGGTCAACCACCTTGAAGGCCACCTGCTCGCCAATCTCTTCGAGACACCCGACCTCAGGCCGCCCTTCGTGGCGAGCCTGGTCTCTGGTGGCAACACGATGCTTGTGCATGTTCGCGCCTGGGGTGACTACCAGATCCTTGGTGCCACCATCGATGATGCGGTGGGCGAGGCCTTTGACAAGGTTGCCAAGGCGCTGGGCCTCGGCTACCCGGGGGGTCCCGTGATCAGCAGGCTCGCGGCGCGGGGTAACAGGAAGGCTATTCACTTCCCCCGTGCGATGATGCACAGTAACGACTACCGCTTTTCCCTGAGTGGACTCAAGACGGCGGTCATCACCTACATAGAGGGTGAGGGCAGGGCCGGCCGCGCCATCAACCTGCCCGATCTTGCGGCCTCCTTCGAAGCGGCGGTCATTGACGTGCAGGTTGCGAAGGCTGTCGCCGCTGTGGAGGAGACGGGCGTCTCTGACTTTTGCATCGGCGGGGGAGTTGCCGCAAACCCAGAGCTCAGAGCCGAATACAAGAGGGAGTTCGGGCGGCGAGGCGTGCGCGTGACCGTGCCTCCCATGGTTGTCTGCGGGGACAACGCCGCCATGATGGCCTTGGCGGCCCTACGCAACTGGAGGGCGGGCGTGCTCTTTTCGCTCACCCAGGACGCAGAGCCCAACGCCAAGCTTGGCTGCTGGTCGTCAAGCGAACTACCCGTTATCGGTCCCGGTTGGCCCGAGAAGCCCTCGTGA
- a CDS encoding type II toxin-antitoxin system mRNA interferase toxin, RelE/StbE family codes for MLKSIRVLPQFERDVKRLKKKHFPLDKLRSAVSAIFKDSRDELRRLRDHELKGNWLGYRELHIERNWLLT; via the coding sequence ATGCTTAAGAGCATCAGGGTTCTTCCGCAGTTCGAACGTGACGTGAAGCGCCTCAAGAAGAAGCACTTTCCCTTAGACAAGCTGAGGTCTGCCGTTAGCGCCATCTTCAAAGATAGCAGAGACGAGCTGCGGAGACTACGCGATCACGAGCTCAAGGGAAACTGGTTAGGCTACAGAGAGCTTCACATAGAGCGGAACTGGCTGCTAACGTAG
- a CDS encoding type II toxin-antitoxin system RelB/DinJ family antitoxin yields the protein MSEARLSIRTDSALKEQARRLYESMGLDLTTAVNMFLRQSVVDHGMPFKPTAESPEDINARREDRMGEGHTFATVDDMMDYLDA from the coding sequence ATGTCAGAGGCACGCCTGAGCATCCGCACTGACAGTGCGCTCAAGGAGCAGGCACGCAGACTGTATGAGAGCATGGGGCTCGACCTCACTACTGCTGTCAACATGTTTCTGCGTCAGTCTGTCGTGGACCATGGCATGCCCTTTAAACCGACCGCAGAAAGCCCAGAGGACATTAATGCCAGGCGCGAGGATCGTATGGGAGAGGGGCACACATTCGCCACGGTTGACGACATGATGGACTACCTCGATGCTTAA